In one Desulfonauticus submarinus genomic region, the following are encoded:
- a CDS encoding 4Fe-4S binding protein, whose product MKTLSQSFQIKTCRGCAKENDCPNSLGIDHLLIEKIKQAISQSKWPEFLKTQVKFPPKAHQQFRISISGCANACSQPQIVDFGLIRAIIPILDKDKCSQCKKCINYCEEQAITLENNYPAFNFQKCLGCGKCWRECPENAIFKKQDGFRILIGGKLGRHPRLAQELPVILSTEKSIELLIKILEFYQKHYQKGKRLGDLLHISDFNELMLCQENG is encoded by the coding sequence ATGAAAACCCTCTCCCAAAGTTTTCAAATAAAAACCTGTAGAGGTTGTGCCAAAGAAAATGATTGTCCTAATTCCTTAGGCATAGACCACCTACTTATTGAAAAAATAAAACAAGCTATTTCCCAAAGTAAATGGCCAGAATTTCTAAAGACACAAGTAAAATTTCCTCCCAAGGCCCATCAACAATTTAGAATCAGTATTTCTGGATGCGCTAATGCTTGTTCCCAACCTCAAATAGTCGACTTCGGCCTAATAAGAGCAATAATACCTATTTTAGATAAAGATAAATGTTCGCAATGTAAAAAATGTATCAATTATTGTGAAGAACAAGCTATTACTTTAGAAAACAACTATCCTGCTTTTAACTTTCAAAAATGCCTTGGCTGTGGTAAATGTTGGCGAGAGTGCCCAGAAAATGCTATTTTTAAAAAACAAGATGGATTTAGAATTTTAATAGGAGGGAAACTCGGGCGACATCCACGTCTAGCCCAAGAATTGCCAGTTATCCTTTCTACTGAAAAAAGTATAGAATTACTCATCAAGATCCTAGAATTCTACCAAAAACACTATCAAAAAGGAAAAAGATTAGGAGATTTGCTGCATATTTCTGATTTTAACGAGTTAATGTTATGTCAAGAAAATGGTTAA
- a CDS encoding desulfoferrodoxin, with product MTKVLEIYKCEICGNIVEMVHDGKGELVCCGQPMKLYTENSVDAAYEKHVPVIEKTNNGYKVTVGSTAHPMEEKHYIEWIELIADNKAYRKFLVPGDKPTAEFCISADKVTARAYCNLHGLWKAEA from the coding sequence ATGACTAAGGTATTGGAAATTTACAAATGTGAAATATGCGGCAACATAGTAGAAATGGTTCATGATGGAAAAGGAGAGCTTGTTTGTTGTGGTCAACCAATGAAATTATACACAGAAAATAGTGTTGATGCTGCTTATGAAAAACACGTGCCTGTAATTGAAAAGACAAACAATGGTTATAAAGTAACAGTAGGTAGTACAGCACACCCTATGGAAGAAAAACACTATATCGAATGGATTGAGCTTATAGCAGACAATAAGGCATATAGAAAATTTTTAGTCCCAGGAGACAAACCAACGGCTGAATTTTGTATCTCTGCTGACAAAGTAACTGCTAGAGCTTATTGTAATTTACATGGACTTTGGAAAGCAGAAGCATAA
- a CDS encoding Crp/Fnr family transcriptional regulator, whose product MKTLEQLKSIPILKDLSVSDLNSLSEIVVSKTYLAGEEIFYEKEQAKGFFALISGKVKIYKLAFTGKEHILHIFGPGEIFAEVAVFFDQEYPANAMALEDSFVLFFPRVEFKRLLGQSPDLGLHLMGLFSLRLREMVAKVEALSLKEVPARLASHLLFFREIKKKNEFTLEISKHQLASLLGTIPETLSRVMKKFKEKEIFYLKGNKVILKDIEALQQIALGKKRI is encoded by the coding sequence ATGAAGACTTTAGAGCAGTTAAAATCCATTCCTATTTTAAAGGATTTATCGGTTTCTGATTTAAACAGCTTAAGCGAGATAGTAGTATCTAAGACTTACTTGGCAGGAGAAGAAATTTTTTACGAAAAGGAACAAGCTAAGGGTTTTTTTGCTTTAATCTCTGGGAAGGTAAAGATTTATAAACTTGCTTTTACAGGTAAAGAACATATTCTTCATATTTTTGGCCCAGGTGAGATTTTTGCAGAAGTAGCAGTGTTTTTTGATCAGGAGTATCCTGCCAATGCAATGGCTTTAGAAGATAGTTTTGTTTTATTTTTCCCAAGAGTAGAGTTTAAGAGGCTTTTAGGTCAAAGTCCTGATCTTGGTTTACACTTAATGGGATTGTTTTCTTTAAGATTGCGAGAAATGGTAGCAAAAGTTGAGGCCCTTAGTTTAAAAGAAGTCCCTGCCAGGTTGGCTAGCCATTTGTTATTTTTTAGAGAAATAAAAAAGAAAAATGAGTTTACTCTTGAAATCAGTAAACATCAGTTAGCTAGCTTGCTTGGAACTATCCCAGAAACATTGTCTAGAGTGATGAAAAAATTTAAAGAAAAAGAAATTTTTTATCTAAAGGGAAACAAAGTAATATTAAAAGATATAGAAGCTCTTCAGCAAATTGCTTTAGGTAAAAAAAGAATTTAG
- a CDS encoding cytochrome ubiquinol oxidase subunit I, which produces MDVVLLSRLQFAMATMFHFIFVPLTLGLSVLVAIMETIYVKTGDDTYKKMAKFWGKLFLINFALGIVTGITLEFQFGTNWSKYSEYVGDIFGSLLAIEATAAFFLESTFIAVWVFGWEKLSPKLHLLSIWLVAIASSVSAVWILIANAFMQHPVGYVMRNGRAELANFLDVVFHKFAWLEIIHTLSAAYILAGFFVLGISAYHLLKNNNVDFFKKSFAIAATFAFIFSCVEIIEGHYHGSEIAETQPAKLAAMESLWETGTNVPMNLLILPDEKNEKNSIEAFPIPGLLSFLAHHSFSAKVQGLKDFPKDERPPVALTFFSFRIMVGLGFLFLFLSFWAWKNRFNPLKSKRLLKFLIWAIPLPYIAIELGWVVAEVGRQPWIVYGLMKTSDAVSPINTGQVWFSFIALTLLYSFLGTVDIYLLAKYARKGPDA; this is translated from the coding sequence ATGGATGTAGTTCTTTTGTCTAGGCTACAATTTGCCATGGCAACAATGTTTCATTTTATTTTTGTCCCTCTTACATTAGGGCTTTCTGTGTTAGTGGCTATTATGGAGACAATTTATGTTAAAACAGGAGATGATACTTACAAAAAAATGGCAAAGTTTTGGGGAAAATTATTTCTCATAAATTTTGCCTTAGGCATTGTAACAGGGATTACTCTTGAATTTCAATTTGGCACCAATTGGTCTAAATATTCAGAGTATGTAGGAGATATTTTTGGATCTCTTCTTGCAATTGAAGCCACTGCTGCCTTTTTCCTTGAATCAACATTTATAGCTGTATGGGTCTTTGGCTGGGAAAAACTTTCTCCTAAATTACATCTTTTAAGTATTTGGTTAGTGGCTATTGCCTCTAGTGTTTCTGCTGTTTGGATTTTAATTGCCAATGCGTTTATGCAGCACCCTGTAGGCTATGTAATGAGAAACGGTAGAGCAGAATTAGCTAACTTTCTGGATGTAGTTTTCCACAAATTTGCGTGGCTAGAAATCATTCACACCTTAAGCGCTGCCTATATTTTAGCTGGTTTCTTTGTTTTGGGTATTTCTGCTTACCATCTATTAAAAAATAACAATGTAGACTTTTTTAAAAAATCTTTTGCAATAGCAGCCACATTTGCATTTATATTTTCTTGTGTTGAAATAATAGAAGGTCATTATCATGGTTCTGAAATTGCAGAAACTCAACCAGCTAAATTAGCTGCAATGGAGTCTTTGTGGGAAACTGGCACTAATGTTCCTATGAACCTTTTAATTCTTCCAGATGAAAAAAATGAAAAAAACTCCATCGAAGCCTTTCCAATTCCAGGTCTTTTAAGTTTCTTAGCCCATCATAGTTTTTCTGCAAAAGTGCAAGGCCTCAAAGATTTTCCAAAAGATGAACGTCCTCCTGTAGCCCTTACGTTTTTTTCCTTTAGGATTATGGTTGGATTAGGCTTTTTATTTTTATTCCTCTCCTTTTGGGCCTGGAAAAATAGATTCAATCCACTTAAAAGCAAGCGTTTACTTAAATTTTTAATCTGGGCAATACCCTTGCCATATATTGCGATAGAGCTAGGATGGGTTGTGGCTGAAGTTGGGCGTCAACCTTGGATTGTATATGGTCTTATGAAAACATCAGATGCTGTCTCTCCAATTAATACTGGCCAAGTCTGGTTTTCTTTTATTGCCCTGACCCTACTTTACTCTTTTTTAGGAACTGTAGATATATATCTTTTAGCTAAATATGCACGTAAGGGGCCTGATGCTTAG
- a CDS encoding rubredoxin, giving the protein MTNPENMWQCQVSNCGYIYNPDKGDRKAKIPKGTAFEDLPEDWKCPVCGATKKSFRPLGGPNAVK; this is encoded by the coding sequence ATGACAAATCCAGAAAATATGTGGCAATGTCAGGTATCTAATTGTGGTTATATTTACAATCCAGATAAAGGAGATCGTAAGGCTAAAATACCTAAAGGGACTGCATTTGAAGATTTACCTGAAGACTGGAAATGTCCTGTGTGTGGAGCAACTAAAAAAAGCTTTCGGCCCTTAGGAGGCCCAAACGCTGTGAAATAA
- a CDS encoding type 1 glutamine amidotransferase, with translation MRIHYLQHVPFEDLGSIKDYLLKQKCTINSTKLYKNEKLPNPQDFDWLIIMGGPMGVDDEKKYPWLIKEKKFILDTIEDSSKTILGICLGAQLIANVLKAKVYKNKYKEIGWFNIVKSSELKGTILDDVFPNSIEAFHWHGDTFEIPKEAKLIASSDACKNQGFIIDNRIIGFQFHLETTLESATKLIKNCRQDLDNSKYVQSEKEILSNSQKFTLINKLMKKILNKLLTK, from the coding sequence ATGCGAATTCACTATCTTCAACATGTACCATTTGAAGATTTAGGAAGCATTAAAGACTACCTCTTAAAACAAAAATGTACTATTAACTCAACAAAACTATATAAAAATGAAAAATTACCCAACCCTCAAGACTTTGATTGGCTTATCATCATGGGAGGACCTATGGGTGTGGATGATGAGAAAAAATACCCCTGGTTAATAAAAGAAAAAAAATTCATTCTAGATACAATAGAAGATAGCTCAAAAACCATATTAGGCATTTGCCTAGGAGCCCAACTTATAGCCAATGTTCTTAAAGCAAAAGTCTATAAAAACAAATACAAAGAAATCGGTTGGTTTAATATAGTAAAATCTAGTGAGCTAAAAGGGACTATTCTAGATGATGTGTTTCCTAACTCTATTGAAGCATTTCATTGGCATGGAGATACTTTTGAAATTCCCAAAGAAGCAAAATTAATTGCATCTAGTGATGCCTGTAAAAATCAAGGATTCATAATTGATAATAGAATTATAGGCTTTCAATTTCATTTGGAAACTACATTAGAGTCTGCAACTAAGTTAATAAAAAATTGTCGACAGGATTTAGACAACTCAAAATATGTCCAATCTGAAAAAGAAATATTATCTAACAGCCAAAAGTTCACTTTAATCAATAAGTTAATGAAAAAGATCCTCAACAAATTACTAACAAAATAA
- the cydB gene encoding cytochrome d ubiquinol oxidase subunit II, with amino-acid sequence MLETIWFLLWGILWAIYFVLDGFDLGLGTLMPFLAKNEQDKRFIYNAMGPFWDGNEVWLITAGGVTFAAFPKTYAVMFSGLYTALMLLLIALIIRGISFEFRSKVESPGWKKIWDTCMFIGSFLPALLLGVAFANIFKGIPIDANGVFQGNILTLLNPYGLLGGILFVLLFLEHGALWLAFRTTGDLQLRSGATAAKIWPIKVIVLLIFLVYSAISTQLFANYLANPILFILLALPIIGIFLSRIYTGTQQWLKAWIASALTIFGTAMFGVIGIYPALLPSSINPAYSMTIYNSSSSTLTLKIMLGVALIFVPLVIGYQFWVYKKFSHPLTPKDLEYEEAY; translated from the coding sequence ATGTTAGAAACAATTTGGTTTTTACTTTGGGGTATACTTTGGGCAATATATTTTGTTTTAGATGGCTTTGATCTTGGCTTGGGGACTTTAATGCCCTTTTTAGCTAAAAATGAACAAGATAAAAGATTTATCTATAATGCTATGGGGCCATTTTGGGATGGCAATGAAGTATGGCTTATTACTGCAGGAGGTGTTACTTTTGCCGCATTTCCTAAAACCTATGCAGTAATGTTTTCTGGTCTTTATACTGCATTAATGCTTTTGTTAATTGCCCTTATTATTAGAGGCATTAGTTTTGAATTTAGAAGTAAAGTAGAGAGTCCTGGTTGGAAAAAAATCTGGGATACTTGTATGTTTATAGGTAGCTTTTTACCTGCTTTATTATTAGGAGTCGCATTTGCTAATATTTTTAAAGGGATTCCCATTGATGCCAACGGCGTATTCCAAGGGAATATCCTTACCTTATTAAACCCTTATGGGCTTTTAGGAGGCATTCTATTTGTACTCTTATTCTTAGAACACGGGGCTCTATGGTTGGCCTTTAGGACAACAGGAGACTTGCAACTCAGAAGTGGTGCTACAGCTGCTAAAATCTGGCCAATTAAGGTTATTGTTTTACTTATCTTCTTAGTCTATAGTGCAATAAGTACGCAACTTTTTGCTAATTATCTCGCTAATCCTATCTTATTTATCCTTTTAGCTTTACCCATAATAGGTATTTTTCTATCTAGAATTTATACAGGAACTCAACAATGGCTTAAAGCTTGGATAGCTTCTGCTTTAACCATTTTTGGTACTGCAATGTTTGGTGTAATTGGGATCTACCCTGCACTTCTACCCTCTAGTATTAATCCAGCTTATAGTATGACTATATATAACTCCTCTTCCAGTACTCTTACTCTTAAAATTATGCTTGGAGTCGCACTTATCTTTGTTCCTCTTGTAATTGGATACCAATTTTGGGTTTATAAAAAATTTAGCCATCCTCTAACTCCAAAAGACTTAGAATATGAAGAAGCTTACTAG
- a CDS encoding tRNA-binding protein, with the protein MEKITWDDFEKIELRVGTIIEVQEFSEARKPAYKLKVDFGPFGIKKSSAQITHLYTPKELVGKQVIGVINFPPKQIGPFKSECLITGFIQEDGKVVLAVPDKPVENGLKLA; encoded by the coding sequence ATGGAGAAAATAACATGGGATGATTTTGAAAAAATTGAACTTAGAGTGGGAACTATTATAGAGGTTCAAGAATTTTCTGAGGCAAGAAAGCCTGCTTATAAGCTAAAAGTAGACTTTGGACCTTTTGGGATTAAAAAGTCTAGTGCTCAAATTACTCATTTGTATACGCCAAAAGAGCTTGTGGGCAAGCAGGTAATAGGAGTAATCAATTTTCCCCCAAAACAAATAGGACCTTTTAAGTCAGAATGTTTAATTACAGGTTTTATTCAGGAAGATGGAAAAGTTGTTTTAGCTGTTCCTGATAAACCAGTAGAAAATGGCTTGAAATTGGCTTAA
- a CDS encoding DVU0298 family protein, with amino-acid sequence MSTISNKKLKYKVFDILEKDNPQTALKELLTFPLKKVVNPLFSALLHPEEKIRWHGISAFGLVVNEMAKNYIEDARVVMRRFMWMLNDESGGIGWGVPEAMGEIMAINSQIAKEYHTILFSYLQENEQGKDNFLEYAPLRRGAYWGTARLAQKRPNLGIKAQDKILAALNLETDAYILAYSVLFLKVLKLDIPKTFIPVMVKYKHIKIYWNYSFVPLSSLVSGLNK; translated from the coding sequence ATGTCTACTATTAGTAATAAAAAACTAAAATATAAAGTTTTTGATATCTTAGAAAAGGACAATCCCCAAACTGCTTTAAAAGAGCTTCTCACCTTTCCCTTAAAAAAAGTAGTAAATCCTCTGTTTTCTGCTCTTCTACATCCAGAAGAAAAAATCCGCTGGCATGGAATAAGTGCGTTTGGCTTAGTAGTAAACGAAATGGCTAAAAATTATATAGAAGATGCTAGAGTTGTTATGCGAAGATTCATGTGGATGCTAAATGATGAATCTGGCGGAATCGGGTGGGGAGTACCAGAAGCAATGGGCGAAATTATGGCCATAAACTCTCAAATAGCAAAGGAATACCATACTATTCTCTTTTCTTATCTTCAAGAGAACGAGCAAGGGAAAGATAATTTTTTAGAGTATGCGCCTCTTCGAAGAGGCGCATACTGGGGAACTGCGAGATTAGCTCAAAAAAGACCAAATTTAGGAATAAAGGCACAAGATAAAATATTAGCAGCTCTAAATTTAGAAACAGATGCATATATTTTAGCCTATAGTGTTCTATTTTTAAAAGTCTTAAAATTAGATATACCCAAAACCTTTATCCCTGTTATGGTCAAATATAAGCATATCAAAATTTACTGGAATTATTCATTTGTACCTTTAAGTAGTCTGGTAAGTGGTTTAAATAAATAA
- a CDS encoding ATP-binding protein, with protein sequence MKIYRKIIQINEELCNGCGKCIPACEEGALAIIDGKAKVVSEKFCDGLGDCIGTCPTGALTIIEREAEEFDENAAMEHVKSFKQANCSSFNTPTSLKTSLLSHWPVKIKLIPVETKFLQNSHLLVAGDCVPVAFSQFQTKINQKVVLIGCPKFDNQNEYLHKFTEIFQNNSILSITVLEMEVPCCFGLHRIVLQALSQADKKIPFTRIVVFRNGMVKEEKTMKAIF encoded by the coding sequence ATGAAAATCTATAGAAAAATTATTCAAATAAACGAAGAGTTATGCAATGGATGCGGAAAATGTATTCCTGCTTGTGAAGAGGGGGCCTTAGCCATCATAGATGGCAAAGCAAAAGTTGTCTCAGAAAAATTCTGTGATGGCCTAGGGGATTGTATTGGAACTTGTCCTACAGGAGCCCTAACTATAATTGAAAGAGAAGCTGAAGAGTTTGATGAAAATGCTGCCATGGAACATGTTAAGTCTTTTAAACAAGCGAATTGCTCTAGCTTTAATACTCCTACTTCACTTAAAACATCTCTTCTCTCTCATTGGCCTGTTAAGATTAAGCTTATACCCGTGGAAACAAAATTTTTACAAAACAGTCATCTTCTAGTAGCAGGTGATTGCGTACCCGTAGCCTTTTCTCAATTTCAAACTAAAATTAATCAAAAAGTTGTTTTAATTGGATGTCCAAAATTTGACAATCAAAATGAATATCTTCATAAATTTACTGAAATTTTTCAAAATAATTCTATATTATCTATTACAGTTTTAGAAATGGAAGTTCCTTGTTGTTTTGGATTACATAGAATTGTCTTACAAGCTCTAAGTCAAGCAGATAAAAAAATTCCTTTTACACGAATAGTTGTGTTTAGAAATGGAATGGTAAAAGAAGAAAAAACAATGAAAGCAATTTTTTAG
- a CDS encoding AAA-like domain-containing protein, protein MRYFNTAGPVRCDEHYCLDPLKRFDLEEVLMLIEQKKYFVLHAPRQTGKTSCLLALQEYLNKEGKYKSLYVNVEAAQGARENVYRGMRAILSTIEIMIEQYWGQEIKIKGKEILEENGEDAALLKILGYLSKIAKKPVVLMLDEIDSLVGDTLISVLRQLRSGYTLRPKAFPQSIILCGVRDVRDYRIHSNKEKAIITGGSAFNIKAKSLHLGDFNKKEIEILYAQHTQETGQKFEPEAIDYIWELTEGQPWLVNALGYVACFELKEGKDRTNKITKALISEAKEKIILDRYTHIDQLADKLKEERVKRVIEGILSGDMNPEDLPVDDILYVKDLGLIKNRPSLRIANKIYQEIIPRELTFGTQVTITHETWWYVKKDGRLDMDKLLKAFQEFFREHSEIWLEKFQYKEAGPQLLLQAFLQRIINGGGRIEREYGLGRKRTDLLIMWPVDTDNLLKAKEVQKIVLELKILYKSLEKTIEEGLAQTYAYMDRCGTTEGHLIIFDRRKDIPWDEKIFKQEKKYKGKKIKIWGM, encoded by the coding sequence ATGCGCTATTTCAACACAGCAGGCCCAGTAAGATGCGATGAGCACTATTGTCTAGATCCACTTAAAAGATTTGATTTAGAAGAAGTATTAATGCTCATTGAGCAAAAAAAATATTTTGTCTTGCATGCCCCTCGTCAAACAGGCAAAACCTCATGCCTTTTAGCTTTGCAAGAATATCTTAATAAAGAAGGTAAGTATAAATCCTTATACGTAAATGTAGAGGCAGCGCAAGGAGCCAGAGAAAATGTGTATAGAGGTATGCGTGCTATTTTAAGCACCATAGAAATAATGATAGAACAATACTGGGGACAAGAGATAAAAATAAAAGGTAAAGAAATATTAGAAGAAAATGGAGAAGATGCTGCTTTATTAAAAATACTGGGGTATCTTAGCAAAATAGCCAAAAAACCAGTGGTTTTAATGCTAGATGAAATAGACAGTTTAGTAGGTGATACTCTAATTAGCGTGCTTAGACAGTTAAGAAGTGGCTATACCTTAAGGCCCAAAGCATTTCCGCAGAGTATAATTTTATGTGGAGTCAGGGATGTAAGGGACTATCGCATTCATTCAAACAAGGAAAAGGCAATAATTACTGGCGGAAGTGCTTTTAATATTAAGGCAAAATCTCTTCATTTAGGAGATTTTAATAAAAAAGAAATAGAAATACTTTATGCTCAACACACGCAAGAAACAGGTCAAAAATTTGAACCAGAAGCAATAGATTATATATGGGAGCTTACAGAAGGACAGCCTTGGTTGGTAAATGCCTTAGGTTATGTCGCGTGTTTTGAATTAAAAGAAGGAAAAGATAGAACCAATAAAATAACTAAGGCTTTAATTTCTGAGGCAAAAGAAAAGATAATTTTAGATAGATATACTCACATAGATCAGTTGGCAGATAAATTAAAAGAAGAAAGAGTAAAAAGAGTAATAGAAGGGATTTTAAGCGGCGATATGAATCCAGAGGATTTGCCAGTGGATGATATTTTGTATGTAAAAGACCTTGGTCTTATTAAAAATCGGCCTAGTTTAAGAATAGCAAATAAAATCTATCAAGAAATAATTCCAAGAGAACTAACCTTTGGCACTCAAGTAACCATAACCCATGAGACATGGTGGTATGTAAAAAAAGATGGTCGCTTGGATATGGACAAATTGCTAAAAGCGTTTCAAGAATTTTTTAGAGAACATAGTGAGATTTGGTTAGAAAAATTTCAATATAAAGAAGCAGGCCCTCAGTTATTGCTTCAAGCATTTTTACAACGCATAATAAATGGAGGAGGTAGAATAGAAAGAGAATATGGACTTGGTAGAAAGCGAACAGATTTGTTAATAATGTGGCCAGTAGATACAGATAATTTATTAAAAGCTAAAGAAGTGCAAAAAATAGTTTTGGAATTAAAAATTTTATATAAATCTTTGGAAAAGACAATAGAAGAAGGATTAGCACAAACTTATGCGTATATGGATAGATGCGGCACAACAGAAGGACATTTAATAATATTTGACAGACGAAAAGATATACCTTGGGACGAAAAAATATTTAAACAAGAAAAAAAATATAAAGGCAAAAAAATAAAAATTTGGGGAATGTAA
- a CDS encoding FprA family A-type flavoprotein, whose amino-acid sequence MAVLKIKENVYWVGVIDWNLRNFHGYSLADKGTTYNAYLVLDEKITLFDTVPEKFKLDLYHQIQHLIKIEDIDYIVVNHVEPDHSGALPFIIEKAKPEKIFCSTMGKKALLDHYHNPNWPYEVVNNETVISLGKKSIKFMETRMLHWPDSMFSFIPEDKLLISNDGFGQNIASTERFDDEIELELILAEAKHYYANIILPYSSIVQKTLENVQNAGWDIDMIAPDHGLIWRSHLDKVINLYKELSIQKLKHKAVIVYDTMWQSTEKMAKAIAEGLVSQQISVKIMSLKSYHHSDVMGEVVDAAAIICGSPTHNNSMMPLMADFLTYMKGLKPVGRIGASFGSFGWSGEAPKHIAKILEDAKFELPLEPLKVKNVPTHETLAKCKEMGKALALEIKKKLS is encoded by the coding sequence ATGGCGGTATTAAAAATAAAGGAAAATGTTTATTGGGTAGGAGTTATAGATTGGAATTTACGTAATTTTCATGGATACTCTCTAGCTGACAAAGGAACAACCTATAATGCTTATCTTGTGTTAGATGAAAAAATTACTCTTTTTGATACAGTCCCAGAAAAATTTAAATTAGATTTATATCACCAAATTCAACACCTTATAAAAATTGAAGATATTGATTATATTGTGGTTAACCATGTAGAGCCTGATCACTCAGGTGCTTTGCCTTTTATTATAGAAAAAGCAAAGCCAGAAAAAATATTTTGTTCTACAATGGGTAAAAAAGCCCTTTTAGACCATTATCACAACCCAAATTGGCCATACGAAGTAGTAAATAATGAAACTGTTATATCCTTAGGCAAAAAAAGTATTAAATTTATGGAAACAAGGATGCTTCATTGGCCTGACAGTATGTTTTCCTTTATTCCAGAAGATAAACTTCTAATTTCTAATGATGGATTTGGGCAAAATATTGCCTCTACAGAACGATTTGATGATGAAATAGAACTTGAATTAATACTTGCTGAAGCAAAGCATTATTATGCTAATATTATCCTACCTTATTCTTCAATTGTACAAAAAACCTTGGAAAATGTTCAAAATGCTGGTTGGGACATTGACATGATAGCTCCTGACCATGGCCTTATTTGGCGCTCTCATTTAGATAAGGTGATAAATTTATACAAAGAGTTAAGCATTCAAAAACTTAAACATAAAGCTGTTATAGTTTATGATACAATGTGGCAAAGTACAGAAAAAATGGCCAAGGCTATTGCAGAAGGATTAGTTAGCCAACAAATATCAGTAAAAATTATGTCTTTAAAATCATATCATCACAGCGATGTGATGGGAGAAGTAGTGGATGCAGCTGCTATTATTTGTGGCTCTCCTACTCACAACAATAGCATGATGCCCTTAATGGCAGACTTTTTAACTTATATGAAAGGCTTAAAACCTGTGGGTAGAATTGGCGCTTCTTTTGGTTCTTTTGGTTGGAGTGGAGAAGCACCAAAACACATTGCCAAAATACTAGAAGATGCAAAATTTGAACTTCCTCTTGAACCTTTAAAAGTAAAAAACGTTCCAACTCACGAAACCCTAGCCAAGTGCAAAGAAATGGGGAAAGCACTTGCCTTAGAAATAAAGAAAAAACTTAGTTAA
- the rd gene encoding rubredoxin encodes MERWVCAICGYVYDPKEGDPGHGVQPGTKFEDLPEDWVCPVCGATKENFNKE; translated from the coding sequence ATGGAACGTTGGGTATGTGCAATTTGTGGTTATGTGTATGATCCTAAGGAAGGAGATCCTGGGCATGGAGTCCAACCTGGGACAAAATTTGAAGACCTCCCAGAGGATTGGGTTTGTCCTGTTTGTGGTGCTACAAAAGAGAATTTTAACAAAGAATAA
- a CDS encoding MarR family transcriptional regulator, producing MKEKVIEVLKSSSNPLKSADIAKKLGVATSDVTKIIKELKKENLIYSPKRCFYACVQD from the coding sequence ATGAAGGAAAAGGTAATAGAAGTGTTAAAATCATCTAGTAATCCTTTAAAGTCTGCAGATATTGCTAAAAAATTGGGAGTTGCAACTTCAGATGTAACCAAAATCATAAAAGAGCTAAAAAAAGAAAATCTAATTTATTCACCAAAAAGATGTTTTTATGCTTGTGTACAAGATTAA